From a region of the Nonlabens dokdonensis DSW-6 genome:
- a CDS encoding TraB/GumN family protein, with translation MKYFFTILTGLFFLQLTNSQTDNSLLWEITGNGLEEPSYLYGTMHVSSKVAFRLDDVFFESLKKVDAVALESDPTQWMDEYYSEQILSVQNMSGSYRSSFYEDLFKLEHPPLQMVRSSIRMNDMALNGYLYRKNGASDNFEEETYLDMFIFQAGKKAGKPIISLEDFNESQYLTSKAATNPSKKEIDQWLEERLEKENRYTIQENVYRDRNISLLDSIGAATNTEYFRKNMLYDRNENMVVVMDSVMKTQTIFAGVGAAHLPGEQGMIQMLQDKGYTVKALTSEQTELAKKEKKNLDESFVAPTLSRKRTPDQFLSLKTFDNLREFSMGNQSFYMIPEMTNGAYLTISRINTLDYLPTEKKKIDLDFVDNILFEDIPGEIIEKIELTAPYPGYSILNKTKKRDYQKYHIYKTPLELVIIKFGGKLDFVKQYEQEIFSSIEFLPNSEKLSTFKAPYNKYSMLFPEHAVANNLENPGKTLLQGTDGTSFYFFQEAPIFDTEYVEEDKFEAQFIVEEFVNELEYEIEKGAVKKQPYYSYRATVIMDSVLKTQLELKSIVKDGSYYLMGYTGDNQEKADAYFNSIKFNTIAYDDFKTVQDTAMFFNVKSPVKAPMSRRRFSRDDQKDYEEKEKYSFYTTPSNEQIEVKMTKFHDLQMFHKPEDLWEHVDDNDWSDMKLYRSNLRAKDKEKEQKGAIYTYNRTFKDSLSSKHILAKDVYYKGRLYHLKTVIDSTKQPSKFVEEFYASFSPQDTMVGKDVFEDKTALFFEGVKEKDTLVFEANDKVKFKTKDISQMIDLINTVDSDDASLKDVREYTLEELIDLKDNRVLPFITSLYESSYNDPDVQLVILRKLLRKKTTSTHEKVLDLLEKDLPLKKSGISNALNSYGDSLRLSAKLFPDLLTYASISEYKSPVYELLAKVKDSGFVKKKVYKKYRKQIITDGKIEIKRTLSARKTSYNNNSNDLLSDYVKLIFPFRKDRSAQDFFEKLLDSGKNDAIAVYFTLLMKNKESIPDILLEEMEEDIVLKSEIVIHTAKNDLKLSPEITQKELAKSIVLTSRSFDKNEDEITFIEEKLITTDKDEKVALYLYHYKNKDSYKDQDYIRYAAFEIKDDKTLQSKPYSKSYGNGKRYDTDKEKEDAIEEIIKNIKHKNRWRVK, from the coding sequence ATGAAGTACTTTTTTACAATACTAACTGGTCTATTTTTTTTACAACTTACTAATTCACAAACAGATAACAGTCTCCTGTGGGAAATTACTGGAAACGGCTTAGAAGAACCTTCCTATTTATATGGTACTATGCATGTAAGCAGCAAAGTTGCCTTTAGGTTAGATGATGTGTTCTTTGAATCGTTAAAAAAAGTAGATGCAGTAGCATTAGAAAGTGATCCTACACAATGGATGGACGAATATTATAGCGAGCAAATCTTATCTGTTCAGAATATGTCTGGATCCTACCGTTCTTCTTTTTATGAAGATTTATTCAAGTTAGAACATCCGCCACTTCAAATGGTACGTTCAAGCATAAGAATGAATGATATGGCATTAAACGGTTATTTATATCGTAAAAATGGCGCCTCTGATAATTTTGAAGAAGAGACCTATCTAGACATGTTTATTTTTCAAGCCGGAAAAAAAGCTGGTAAACCCATCATAAGTCTAGAAGACTTTAATGAATCTCAATACCTTACATCAAAAGCAGCTACAAACCCATCTAAAAAAGAGATTGATCAATGGCTGGAAGAGCGGCTAGAAAAAGAAAATAGGTACACGATTCAAGAAAATGTCTATAGAGATCGCAATATTTCTTTGCTAGACTCTATAGGAGCTGCAACAAATACGGAGTACTTTAGAAAAAACATGTTGTACGATCGCAATGAGAATATGGTGGTTGTAATGGACTCTGTTATGAAAACTCAGACCATATTTGCTGGAGTAGGCGCTGCACACTTACCTGGCGAGCAAGGAATGATACAAATGCTGCAAGACAAAGGTTACACCGTAAAAGCGCTAACATCTGAGCAAACAGAGCTTGCTAAAAAAGAAAAAAAGAATTTAGACGAGAGTTTTGTGGCTCCTACGCTTTCGCGAAAGCGTACACCTGATCAATTTCTTTCCCTTAAAACTTTTGACAACCTAAGAGAATTTAGCATGGGGAATCAGTCTTTCTATATGATTCCCGAAATGACTAATGGTGCTTATTTAACCATTTCTAGAATTAACACGCTAGATTACCTTCCTACCGAAAAGAAAAAAATAGATCTGGATTTTGTCGATAATATTTTATTTGAAGATATTCCTGGAGAAATTATAGAAAAAATAGAATTGACCGCACCATATCCTGGCTATTCTATTTTGAACAAAACAAAAAAGAGAGATTATCAAAAATATCATATTTATAAAACACCTCTTGAGTTAGTGATCATCAAATTTGGAGGAAAGTTAGATTTTGTAAAGCAATACGAGCAAGAGATTTTTAGCTCCATAGAGTTTTTACCTAACAGTGAAAAGTTGAGCACCTTTAAAGCGCCTTATAATAAATACAGCATGTTATTTCCAGAACATGCAGTAGCAAATAACCTTGAAAATCCTGGTAAAACTCTACTACAAGGAACTGATGGTACTTCTTTTTACTTTTTCCAAGAAGCTCCCATTTTTGACACAGAGTATGTAGAGGAAGATAAATTTGAAGCTCAGTTTATAGTGGAAGAGTTTGTAAATGAACTGGAATATGAGATAGAAAAAGGAGCTGTAAAAAAACAACCTTATTACAGTTACCGAGCTACTGTAATCATGGATAGTGTGCTTAAAACTCAGTTAGAACTCAAGTCTATAGTAAAGGATGGTAGTTATTATTTAATGGGTTACACTGGTGACAATCAAGAAAAAGCTGACGCCTATTTTAATTCTATAAAGTTCAATACCATTGCATACGATGATTTTAAAACGGTGCAGGATACTGCGATGTTTTTTAATGTTAAAAGTCCAGTAAAGGCTCCTATGTCTAGAAGGAGATTTTCACGAGATGATCAGAAGGATTATGAAGAGAAAGAAAAGTATTCTTTCTATACCACTCCATCAAACGAGCAAATTGAAGTAAAAATGACCAAGTTTCATGACCTTCAAATGTTTCACAAACCAGAAGATTTATGGGAACATGTGGATGATAATGACTGGTCTGACATGAAATTGTACCGTAGCAACCTAAGAGCAAAAGACAAAGAAAAAGAGCAAAAAGGAGCGATTTATACCTATAATAGAACATTTAAAGATAGCCTTAGTTCCAAGCATATTCTTGCAAAAGATGTGTACTATAAAGGCAGGTTGTACCATCTCAAAACGGTTATTGATAGCACAAAACAACCGTCTAAATTTGTTGAAGAATTTTATGCTAGTTTTTCTCCTCAGGATACTATGGTAGGTAAAGATGTATTTGAAGATAAAACAGCTCTTTTCTTTGAAGGAGTAAAAGAAAAAGATACACTAGTCTTTGAAGCAAATGATAAGGTGAAGTTTAAAACTAAGGATATATCTCAAATGATAGACCTTATAAACACTGTAGATTCAGATGATGCCTCTCTCAAAGATGTGAGAGAATATACTTTAGAAGAGTTGATAGATTTAAAGGATAACCGAGTGCTTCCTTTTATAACAAGCCTTTATGAATCGTCCTATAACGATCCAGATGTGCAGCTGGTCATACTGAGAAAGTTGCTTCGTAAAAAAACTACAAGTACTCATGAAAAAGTATTGGATCTGTTAGAAAAAGATTTGCCTTTAAAAAAGTCTGGAATTTCTAATGCACTTAATAGTTATGGTGATTCTTTACGATTATCTGCAAAATTATTTCCTGACTTGCTTACTTATGCTTCCATAAGCGAATACAAATCTCCTGTTTATGAACTACTTGCAAAAGTTAAAGATTCTGGATTTGTAAAGAAAAAAGTGTACAAAAAGTACCGTAAGCAAATCATCACCGACGGAAAGATCGAAATTAAAAGAACGCTAAGTGCGAGAAAAACAAGTTATAACAATAATAGTAATGATCTTTTAAGTGATTATGTAAAACTCATATTTCCATTCCGTAAGGATAGAAGCGCTCAAGACTTCTTTGAAAAACTTTTAGATAGTGGTAAAAATGATGCTATTGCCGTATACTTTACTTTACTCATGAAAAATAAAGAGTCTATCCCTGATATACTGCTGGAAGAAATGGAAGAAGACATCGTTCTAAAATCAGAAATCGTTATCCATACGGCAAAAAATGATTTAAAACTATCTCCAGAAATTACTCAAAAAGAACTGGCTAAAAGTATCGTGCTGACCTCTAGATCATTTGATAAAAATGAAGATGAGATCACCTTTATAGAAGAGAAACTTATCACGACAGATAAAGATGAAAAAGTAGCTCTTTACCTTTATCACTATAAGAATAAAGATAGCTACAAAGATCAAGATTACATACGTTATGCTGCTTTTGAAATAAAAGATGATAAAACACTACAATCAAAGCCTTACTCGAAGTCCTACGGAAACGGCAAACGTTATGACACCGATAAAGAAAAAGAAGATGCTATTGAAGAAATAATTAAAAACATTAAACACAAAAACCGCTGGAGAGTGAAATAG
- a CDS encoding ABC transporter ATP-binding protein, with protein sequence MISITNLSKVYNGVSVLDIDELKIHKGQAIGLVGNNGAGKTTLFSLLLDLIQPTSGYILSNDIKVSESEDWKPFTSAFVDESFLIGYLTPEEYFYFIGELRGQNKADIDALMASYSDFFNGEAIGQKKYLRDLSKGNQKKVGIVAALIGNPEVVILDEPFANLDPSTQIRLKKIIKELADDPNTTVLVSSHDLQHVTEVTQRVVLLEKGKVVMDKEKTAGTFAELENYFKGISESYAPVPVLEEE encoded by the coding sequence ATGATTTCAATAACAAACCTTTCAAAAGTATACAACGGCGTTTCTGTACTAGATATAGACGAATTAAAGATTCATAAAGGGCAAGCCATAGGTCTTGTAGGAAATAACGGTGCTGGAAAAACAACCTTATTTTCTCTATTGCTGGACTTGATACAGCCTACGAGTGGTTATATTTTGAGTAATGATATTAAAGTAAGCGAGAGCGAAGACTGGAAACCTTTTACCAGCGCTTTTGTAGATGAGAGTTTCTTAATAGGTTATTTAACACCAGAAGAATATTTTTATTTCATAGGTGAATTAAGAGGTCAGAATAAAGCAGATATAGACGCGCTCATGGCTTCTTATTCTGATTTTTTCAATGGTGAAGCCATAGGTCAGAAAAAATACTTGCGTGATTTATCTAAAGGAAATCAAAAAAAGGTAGGAATAGTTGCCGCATTAATAGGCAATCCAGAAGTCGTAATTCTAGATGAGCCTTTTGCAAATCTAGACCCTTCAACTCAAATCAGGCTTAAGAAAATAATCAAAGAACTGGCTGATGATCCTAATACTACTGTTCTAGTTTCATCACACGATTTACAACATGTTACTGAAGTAACGCAGCGTGTTGTGTTATTAGAAAAAGGGAAAGTGGTCATGGACAAGGAAAAAACAGCAGGCACTTTTGCAGAGTTAGAGAACTATTTTAAAGGAATTTCTGAGAGCTATGCTCCTGTTCCTGTTTTAGAAGAGGAATAA
- a CDS encoding DUF5687 family protein: MIKKFINLEWKSFIRSAAFKQNLAFKILMIFGAIYMLAVLGGLGFGSYFIIEELELGEPIRVVNQYLIYYFFFDLAMRYMLQKMPVTNIKPLLYLPITRSNIVKYALGKTSISFFNIAHAFFFIPFSIVLLVKGDAAFINVLGWHLAMICITYTINYLNVFMNNMDSVFYPVIGLIAASGILQYYGIFDITNYSAPVFDFFYDNAFGFIIPLALAISSAYFAFNYFKNQLYLDAGLKTEVKEASTEDLSFLDRFGKVSTYLKNDIKLIKRNKRARTTFLVGFLFVFYGFFFMNEIYDSINGMKVFAGLFCTGGFLFMFGGLVPSWDSSYYKLMMSQNIPYRDFLLSKWWLMIVSTVVSTLLCTLYLYFGWDWWFAMIAGAIYNIGFNSSVVLLGGAYVKTPIDLMSSKKAFGDSKAFNAKTLLLVIPKLFLPVLIYYAFALTINESAGFIAIAVTGVLGLLFRNKIFDLIERVYKKEKYDTIAAYAQKD; this comes from the coding sequence ATGATCAAAAAATTTATTAATCTGGAATGGAAGAGCTTCATAAGAAGCGCTGCGTTTAAACAAAACTTAGCTTTTAAAATCCTGATGATTTTTGGAGCTATATATATGTTAGCGGTTTTGGGAGGTTTAGGATTTGGGTCCTACTTTATTATTGAAGAATTAGAGCTAGGTGAACCCATTCGCGTAGTGAACCAATATTTGATTTACTATTTCTTTTTTGATCTAGCGATGCGCTACATGCTTCAAAAAATGCCGGTGACTAATATCAAACCGTTGCTTTATCTTCCTATTACGCGATCTAATATTGTAAAATATGCATTGGGTAAAACCAGCATTTCATTCTTTAATATAGCGCATGCCTTCTTTTTTATTCCTTTTAGTATTGTATTATTAGTAAAAGGAGATGCCGCTTTTATAAATGTATTAGGCTGGCATCTTGCTATGATTTGTATTACTTACACGATTAATTATCTAAATGTATTCATGAATAATATGGATAGCGTTTTCTATCCAGTAATAGGCTTAATTGCGGCGAGTGGGATCTTACAGTATTACGGCATTTTTGATATAACAAACTATTCAGCACCAGTATTTGATTTCTTTTATGATAACGCTTTTGGTTTTATCATTCCGCTTGCTCTGGCAATTTCTAGTGCTTACTTTGCTTTTAACTACTTCAAAAACCAATTGTATCTAGACGCTGGTTTAAAGACTGAGGTGAAAGAGGCGAGTACAGAAGACTTAAGTTTCTTAGACCGATTCGGTAAAGTATCTACTTATTTAAAGAACGATATTAAACTTATAAAACGTAATAAAAGAGCGCGTACCACATTTCTAGTAGGTTTCTTATTTGTGTTTTATGGTTTCTTTTTCATGAATGAAATCTATGATAGTATTAATGGAATGAAAGTTTTTGCCGGACTGTTTTGTACTGGTGGATTCTTATTTATGTTCGGTGGACTGGTGCCATCTTGGGACAGTAGTTATTACAAACTCATGATGTCGCAAAACATTCCTTACCGTGACTTTTTATTGAGCAAATGGTGGTTAATGATCGTTTCTACCGTAGTGAGCACGTTGCTATGTACTTTGTACCTTTACTTTGGTTGGGACTGGTGGTTTGCTATGATTGCAGGTGCTATTTACAACATAGGTTTTAATAGTTCGGTAGTACTTTTAGGCGGTGCTTATGTAAAAACACCTATAGACTTGATGAGTTCTAAGAAAGCTTTTGGAGATTCTAAAGCTTTTAATGCCAAAACCTTACTTCTAGTAATTCCTAAACTATTCTTACCGGTACTTATTTATTATGCTTTTGCATTGACTATAAATGAGTCGGCTGGATTTATCGCCATTGCAGTTACAGGAGTTTTAGGGCTTTTATTCAGGAATAAGATATTTGACCTTATCGAGCGTGTTTATAAAAAGGAGAAGTACGATACGATTGCTGCCTATGCTCAAAAGGATTAA
- a CDS encoding ferredoxin--NADP reductase, whose translation MIFHHLTIKQVTKVTSQAVEVVFEIPENLSAEFTYQAGQYLTLKATINEEEVRRAYSLSSAPHETDLKVVIKAVEKGVFSNYAMTLRAGDQLEVAAPDGLFIHEKSDTAQNYLMVAAGSGITPITSIIKDVLTNESDSKVALIYGNQSVAQTIYHEQFNDLKDQYGDRFILQYCFSREERDEALFGRVSKSNLNYFLKQKVSDLAFAKAYLCGPEEMITMATDNLVEKEVLAKEDVKFELFTAKENEIEITEDSHLTELTVILDDEKHTLTVKRTDNLLDVMLKNDIDAPYSCQGGICSSCICQIEEGTAQMAKNAILTDSEIADGLSLACQAYATSAKVVVNFDEV comes from the coding sequence ATGATTTTTCATCATCTTACTATAAAACAAGTTACTAAAGTTACTTCTCAAGCGGTAGAAGTGGTTTTTGAGATTCCAGAAAACCTATCTGCAGAGTTTACTTATCAAGCTGGACAGTACTTAACTCTTAAAGCCACTATTAATGAAGAAGAGGTGCGTCGCGCCTATTCTCTTTCTAGTGCACCGCATGAAACCGATTTAAAAGTAGTTATTAAAGCGGTGGAAAAAGGTGTTTTTTCTAATTATGCGATGACCTTACGAGCTGGAGATCAATTAGAAGTTGCTGCTCCAGACGGGCTTTTTATCCATGAGAAAAGCGATACTGCTCAAAATTATTTAATGGTTGCAGCAGGAAGTGGTATCACTCCTATTACTTCTATCATAAAAGACGTGCTTACTAATGAGTCCGACAGTAAAGTGGCTTTGATCTATGGAAATCAATCGGTAGCACAAACCATTTACCACGAGCAGTTTAATGATCTAAAAGATCAATATGGTGACCGTTTTATACTGCAATATTGTTTCTCCCGTGAAGAGCGCGATGAGGCACTTTTTGGTCGTGTGAGTAAGTCCAACCTCAACTATTTCTTGAAACAGAAAGTTAGTGATCTCGCTTTCGCGAAAGCGTACTTATGTGGACCTGAAGAAATGATTACGATGGCAACAGACAATCTTGTTGAAAAGGAAGTTCTTGCTAAAGAAGACGTAAAATTTGAGCTTTTCACAGCCAAAGAAAATGAGATCGAGATCACTGAAGACAGTCACCTTACCGAGCTTACTGTCATTCTTGATGACGAAAAACACACACTTACAGTAAAGCGTACCGATAATTTACTAGACGTGATGCTTAAAAATGACATCGACGCACCGTACAGTTGTCAAGGCGGTATTTGTAGTTCTTGTATTTGCCAGATAGAAGAAGGAACGGCACAAATGGCAAAAAACGCCATCTTAACCGATAGTGAAATCGCTGACGGACTTTCTCTTGCCTGTCAAGCTTATGCCACCAGTGCAAAAGTTGTGGTGAATTTTGATGAGGTGTAG